Proteins from a genomic interval of Anolis sagrei isolate rAnoSag1 chromosome 1, rAnoSag1.mat, whole genome shotgun sequence:
- the TUNAR gene encoding protein TUNAR isoform X4, protein MQLKTTHVSLRRRIKKLATKMVITSGNEEEKNNQEKESKEESILAMLGIIGTILNLVVIIFVYIYTTL, encoded by the coding sequence GTTAGCCTGAGGAGAAGGATAAAGAAATTGGCTACCAAGATGGTAATCACTAGtggaaatgaagaagaaaaaaacaaccaagaaaaggaaagcaaagaggAATCCATCCTTGCGATGCTTGGGATTATTGGGACAATTTTGAACCTCGTTGTGATCATTTTTGTGTACATCTACACGACATTGTGA
- the TUNAR gene encoding protein TUNAR isoform X5, with translation MVITSGNEEEKNNQEKESKEESILAMLGIIGTILNLVVIIFVYIYTTL, from the coding sequence ATGGTAATCACTAGtggaaatgaagaagaaaaaaacaaccaagaaaaggaaagcaaagaggAATCCATCCTTGCGATGCTTGGGATTATTGGGACAATTTTGAACCTCGTTGTGATCATTTTTGTGTACATCTACACGACATTGTGA